The following coding sequences are from one Candidatus Nitrohelix vancouverensis window:
- a CDS encoding flagellar brake protein: MATHQTLPLDIGRKVIAHIRGESYDVYIRGWAINRFVVIDLPSVNGENVRVAPQTGCNINYIREGKMVSFKSSVVYSFNQALAMLIEYPKTHDIFNLRKNERFRTSFPFTYVFDGAKEAVEERGYVRDVSMGGALLTHSKPLTKKTNIIVNITFPQGTVTKMLCNVCNVRKNPRNESESYVTGIRFINPSPENSDVIRKLLESRVQPDRRTGPRFTS, translated from the coding sequence ATGGCTACTCACCAAACCTTACCGCTGGATATCGGTCGCAAAGTGATCGCGCATATCCGAGGAGAAAGTTACGACGTTTATATTCGGGGTTGGGCGATCAACCGTTTTGTGGTGATCGATCTTCCATCCGTTAACGGAGAGAACGTGCGCGTGGCTCCTCAGACCGGTTGTAACATCAATTATATTCGTGAAGGGAAGATGGTCAGTTTCAAGTCCAGCGTGGTCTATTCATTCAATCAGGCGCTGGCCATGTTGATCGAGTATCCCAAAACGCACGACATCTTCAATTTAAGAAAAAACGAAAGGTTTCGTACCAGCTTCCCCTTCACTTATGTGTTTGATGGCGCCAAGGAGGCGGTGGAGGAACGGGGTTATGTTCGCGACGTGAGTATGGGGGGAGCCTTGCTGACGCACTCCAAACCTCTTACAAAGAAAACCAATATCATCGTCAACATCACCTTTCCACAGGGGACTGTCACGAAGATGTTGTGCAACGTTTGTAATGTGAGAAAAAACCCAAGAAATGAAAGCGAATCCTATGTCACCGGGATTCGTTTTATCAACCCCTCTCCAGAAAACAGCGACGTGATCAGGAAACTTCTGGAAAGCCGGGTCCAGCCGGATCGCCGGACAGGGCCTCGATTCACGAGTTGA
- the mrdA gene encoding penicillin-binding protein 2 — translation MTLYRYNTDATDSLKKKIRFFVILVVMAFLCLWMRIWYLQILKGENFKELSENNRVRMNSLSPFRGEFRDRNGELLVGVRPSFNLYITPEDAGDFEPTLDLLEERIEFDEESVRQGIKKARSFKNVLIKADVAREEVAFVEENKMRLPGIKIQAEPLRSYRFGEMASHVFGYLGEISKVRLDKVEEGHYQMGDLIGKDGIESVYEHRLRGQKGFKQVEVDVSGRELSVLKKLPPVGGDILTLTLDVRLQQIAEEALQGKPGEPFKGALVAVKVKTGEILAMVSRPSFDPNLFAAGISRKRWNELILDKFHPLQNRTINGQYPPGSTHKIIVALAALEEKVIDTQSTIYCPGHFRLGKGRYRCWKKGGHGKVNLHDALVQSCDVYFYTLGYRLGVDKIAQYAEMLGMGKETGIALRGEKQGLVPTTSWKKRARGESWLPGETISASIGQGFNLVTPLQQAMLMSVVANKGIMLKPHLVKKIETPNGKLVKEFPPQQSSSVVFSEESLKAVLEALRGVVNEAHGTGQRSRLKNILVSGKTGTAQVVRMKSDDAEPEEEIPYQFRDHAWFAAFAPYADPDIAVAVLVEHGGHGGATAAPIAKKVLNHYFKLYPVVARQTLPVSISNPN, via the coding sequence ATGACCCTTTATCGCTACAACACAGATGCGACGGATAGCCTGAAAAAGAAAATCCGTTTTTTTGTGATCCTGGTTGTGATGGCGTTTCTTTGTTTGTGGATGAGGATCTGGTATCTGCAAATATTGAAAGGCGAGAACTTCAAGGAGTTGTCTGAAAACAATCGCGTTCGGATGAACTCCCTGTCTCCGTTTCGCGGTGAGTTTCGCGATCGCAATGGAGAACTGCTTGTCGGCGTCCGTCCGTCGTTTAATTTATACATCACCCCGGAAGACGCGGGGGATTTCGAGCCGACTCTGGATTTACTGGAGGAGCGCATTGAATTCGATGAAGAGTCGGTGCGCCAGGGGATTAAAAAAGCGCGTTCTTTTAAAAATGTTTTGATCAAGGCGGATGTTGCGCGCGAAGAAGTTGCGTTTGTTGAGGAAAACAAGATGCGACTACCGGGTATTAAAATCCAGGCGGAACCCCTCCGTAGTTACCGTTTCGGTGAAATGGCTTCTCACGTTTTTGGTTACCTCGGTGAAATCTCCAAGGTGCGATTGGACAAGGTGGAAGAGGGGCATTACCAGATGGGCGATTTGATTGGTAAGGATGGGATTGAAAGCGTGTACGAACACCGACTTCGCGGCCAGAAAGGTTTCAAACAGGTAGAAGTGGATGTTTCTGGGCGGGAGTTGTCTGTGTTGAAAAAACTTCCTCCTGTGGGAGGGGATATCTTGACGCTGACATTGGATGTGCGTTTGCAACAGATAGCGGAAGAGGCTTTGCAGGGAAAGCCCGGCGAACCTTTCAAGGGCGCTCTGGTCGCGGTGAAAGTTAAAACCGGAGAGATTCTGGCAATGGTCAGTCGTCCTTCGTTCGATCCCAACTTGTTCGCCGCCGGAATTTCCAGAAAGCGTTGGAACGAATTGATTCTGGATAAATTTCATCCACTTCAAAACCGGACAATCAACGGGCAGTATCCACCGGGTTCGACGCATAAGATAATTGTTGCGCTTGCGGCTCTGGAGGAAAAGGTGATTGATACGCAATCGACCATCTACTGTCCTGGGCATTTCCGGTTGGGAAAAGGGCGTTATCGTTGCTGGAAGAAAGGCGGGCATGGCAAGGTCAATTTGCACGATGCGCTTGTCCAGTCCTGCGATGTTTATTTTTACACTCTGGGCTATCGACTTGGCGTGGACAAGATCGCTCAATACGCCGAAATGCTTGGCATGGGTAAGGAGACTGGCATCGCCCTGCGCGGAGAAAAACAGGGCCTGGTTCCAACGACTTCATGGAAAAAAAGGGCGCGAGGGGAGTCCTGGTTGCCGGGAGAAACCATCTCGGCTTCGATCGGGCAGGGCTTTAATTTAGTCACGCCGTTGCAACAGGCCATGTTGATGTCGGTTGTCGCGAACAAGGGCATCATGCTGAAACCGCATCTGGTTAAAAAAATCGAAACGCCCAATGGGAAACTAGTCAAGGAATTCCCCCCGCAACAGTCCTCTTCTGTTGTTTTCTCCGAAGAATCGTTGAAGGCGGTTCTTGAAGCTTTGCGCGGCGTTGTGAACGAGGCGCATGGGACTGGACAGCGTTCTCGATTGAAAAACATTCTGGTTTCTGGAAAGACGGGAACCGCTCAGGTTGTTCGAATGAAATCAGACGATGCTGAGCCGGAAGAGGAGATTCCGTATCAGTTTCGCGATCATGCCTGGTTTGCGGCCTTCGCTCCTTATGCGGATCCAGATATTGCCGTTGCGGTCCTCGTCGAACATGGAGGTCATGGCGGCGCGACGGCGGCCCCCATCGCCAAAAAAGTATTGAATCATTATTTTAAATTGTACCCTGTGGTTGCTCGCCAAACGCTCCCTGTGTCCATTTCCAACCCCAATTAG
- the mreD gene encoding rod shape-determining protein MreD, whose protein sequence is MLSLILFFLVLILFSIQTTLIPLVEFTGVTFDLALIVVVYCGIHVRGHGGATMGLLLGFVQDCFSGGLLGANTLSKSLLGFAFDRVKDKIMVEGVIPICFFIFFASLFDGLIIYWIHYALLKSSSGEFVITPVLGYGLYNALLGPFLFHMMDAFKQRWLKNLLDKNATAL, encoded by the coding sequence ATGCTTTCTTTGATTCTCTTTTTTTTAGTCCTGATTTTATTTTCCATACAAACTACGCTCATCCCTCTTGTTGAATTCACCGGCGTCACATTCGATTTAGCTCTCATCGTCGTGGTTTATTGCGGAATTCATGTGCGCGGTCATGGCGGGGCGACAATGGGTTTGCTTCTGGGCTTTGTTCAGGATTGTTTTTCTGGCGGTTTGTTGGGGGCAAACACATTGTCCAAATCCTTGCTGGGATTTGCTTTTGACCGTGTGAAAGATAAAATTATGGTCGAAGGCGTGATTCCCATTTGTTTCTTTATTTTTTTCGCGTCGCTATTTGACGGACTGATCATTTACTGGATCCATTACGCGCTCTTGAAAAGTTCAAGCGGAGAATTTGTCATCACGCCGGTGCTGGGCTACGGCCTTTACAACGCGCTACTAGGGCCTTTTCTCTTTCATATGATGGACGCATTCAAACAACGTTGGTTAAAGAACCTGCTGGATAAAAACGCGACGGCTCTATGA
- the mreC gene encoding rod shape-determining protein MreC: MLPDREIKGKRRTLALLAFLLLFSFALMTATAKKGESLTWPESFALLLIQPIQTVITDGVDAISNMFAHYFFLVGVSIENENLHKEIDRLTWEKNQLLEKIKKNERVEKLVSFSDSNNYKTQLANVIGRDASQWSKMVFIDKGSRDGIREKMAVVTDQGIIGHIIQAGPVSSKVLLITDSRSSVDAIFQNSRDPGVVAGAGSKLCDMKYVPLTSEVKVDDIVISSGLGGIFPKGLIVGKVAKVTHSKQDLFKSIRLVPAADLVRLEEVMVLLP, from the coding sequence ATGTTGCCCGACAGGGAAATTAAAGGCAAACGACGAACTCTGGCTCTCCTTGCATTTCTACTGCTTTTTTCGTTTGCCTTGATGACGGCGACCGCCAAGAAAGGCGAGAGTCTGACTTGGCCGGAATCTTTTGCCCTCCTTCTGATTCAACCCATTCAAACCGTGATCACCGACGGGGTCGACGCCATCTCCAACATGTTTGCGCATTATTTTTTTCTTGTCGGCGTCTCAATTGAAAACGAGAATCTTCATAAAGAGATCGATCGCCTGACCTGGGAAAAAAATCAACTCCTTGAAAAAATCAAAAAAAATGAACGCGTAGAAAAACTGGTTTCTTTCAGCGACTCAAATAATTACAAGACGCAACTGGCGAACGTGATCGGACGGGATGCTTCACAATGGTCCAAGATGGTTTTCATTGATAAAGGATCTCGGGACGGAATTCGAGAAAAGATGGCGGTGGTTACAGATCAGGGCATCATCGGTCATATCATTCAGGCGGGGCCGGTTTCTTCAAAAGTTTTGCTGATAACCGACAGTCGGAGTTCTGTCGACGCGATTTTTCAAAATTCGAGAGACCCCGGAGTCGTCGCTGGAGCCGGGAGCAAGTTGTGCGATATGAAATATGTACCGCTGACCTCTGAAGTGAAGGTGGACGATATTGTCATTTCGTCGGGTTTGGGCGGTATATTTCCTAAAGGTTTGATCGTTGGCAAAGTAGCTAAAGTCACGCATAGCAAGCAGGACCTGTTTAAAAGTATTCGGCTTGTTCCAGCCGCAGACCTGGTGCGCTTGGAAGAAGTGATGGTTCTCTTGCCTTAA
- a CDS encoding rod shape-determining protein: MVNFFWGLFSNDLAIDLGTANTLVNVKGQGIVLREPSVVAMNNHTKTVQAVGSEAKQMLGRAPGNIEAIRPMKDGVIAHFEVTEKMIAHFIRKVHNNRKTLVRPRVVVAVPSGITQVEKRAVRDSTLSAGAREVFLIEEPMAAAIGVELPVQEPSGNMIIDIGGGTTEVAIISMSGIVYSKSIRIAGDEMDEAIVNYIKRKYNLLIGSRTAEEVKIHIGSAYPLEKRITMEVKGRDLVAGIPKTLVVSDEEVREALAETFGSIVEAVKIALERTPPELAADIVDKGVVVAGGGSLIKGLDVLLREATGLPITLAEDPLSAVALGAGYVLNDPKLLKKVTL; the protein is encoded by the coding sequence ATCGTGAATTTTTTCTGGGGTCTTTTTTCAAATGATCTTGCTATAGATTTGGGTACAGCCAATACCCTGGTGAATGTCAAAGGGCAGGGCATCGTGCTCAGAGAACCCTCGGTTGTGGCGATGAACAACCATACAAAAACCGTTCAGGCGGTGGGATCGGAAGCCAAGCAGATGTTGGGGCGCGCCCCGGGAAATATCGAAGCGATTCGCCCGATGAAGGATGGCGTGATCGCTCATTTTGAAGTGACCGAGAAGATGATCGCTCATTTCATCCGAAAAGTTCATAACAATCGAAAAACTTTGGTGCGACCGCGAGTGGTGGTTGCGGTTCCTTCGGGAATCACGCAGGTCGAAAAGCGCGCAGTGCGCGACTCCACCTTATCGGCGGGCGCTCGGGAAGTCTTTCTTATAGAAGAACCGATGGCGGCGGCTATTGGCGTGGAGCTTCCGGTGCAGGAGCCGTCCGGCAACATGATCATCGACATCGGAGGCGGCACGACGGAAGTGGCGATCATTTCCATGTCGGGTATTGTTTATAGTAAATCCATTCGCATCGCCGGAGATGAAATGGATGAAGCGATTGTCAACTACATCAAACGCAAATACAATTTATTGATCGGCAGTCGAACGGCGGAAGAGGTTAAAATTCATATCGGTTCAGCTTACCCCCTGGAAAAACGCATTACGATGGAGGTCAAGGGCCGCGATCTGGTTGCTGGAATACCCAAAACGCTGGTGGTGTCCGATGAAGAAGTGCGCGAAGCGCTCGCCGAAACCTTCGGTTCTATTGTCGAAGCGGTCAAAATCGCTCTGGAACGAACGCCTCCGGAACTGGCCGCAGATATTGTCGATAAGGGCGTGGTCGTCGCAGGCGGCGGCTCATTGATCAAAGGTCTGGATGTGTTGTTGAGGGAAGCCACTGGTTTGCCCATCACGCTTGCTGAAGATCCTTTGTCCGCAGTGGCCCTCGGCGCAGGTTATGTGTTGAACGATCCCAAACTCCTCAAAAAAGTCACTTTATAG
- the thiD gene encoding bifunctional hydroxymethylpyrimidine kinase/phosphomethylpyrimidine kinase yields the protein MAGSDPSGGAGIQSDLKTFAALGVSGRSVIAALTAQNSLGVSETFDVPPQTVLAQMDSVFDDTPPLAVKTGMLGDAQVVLALADSLKVRRAKNLVVDPVFRSTSGKTLLSKEGVAAMIEHLLPQAVLVTPNLKEAEVLSEMRIKSSADRVKAARAILKKGPKAVLITGGHGKGDPVDTFCEEGRVHELVSERIGGKVSVHGTGCVLSAAIAAHLAQGDDLLEAVTRAKQFINVAIVFSECSGKGAPFANPMASLYREMERFDALNRVCASIERLKGNDIGRLVPEVQSNIGYGLKLALNRDDVVGFPGRITKIGNEIAVPAPPCFGGSRHVADIVLTAMNFDREKRAVMNIKYEPRLIQICKKLKLSIGSFDRADEPKKVKTKEGSSLEWGTASAIEAMGKVPDIIYDIGGFGKEEMIRVIANDMESLTDLILKIGKLYNAK from the coding sequence ATTGCAGGTTCCGACCCGAGCGGCGGAGCGGGGATTCAATCTGATTTGAAAACATTCGCGGCGCTGGGCGTCTCGGGCCGCTCCGTTATCGCGGCGCTGACGGCGCAAAATTCACTTGGCGTTAGCGAAACTTTTGACGTGCCTCCGCAAACGGTTCTGGCTCAAATGGATTCGGTATTCGATGATACGCCGCCCCTGGCGGTGAAAACCGGAATGCTGGGGGATGCTCAGGTGGTTCTGGCTCTGGCGGACAGTTTGAAAGTGCGCAGGGCGAAGAACCTTGTGGTGGACCCGGTGTTTCGTTCCACCAGCGGCAAGACCCTGTTGTCGAAGGAAGGCGTTGCGGCCATGATAGAACATCTCTTGCCGCAAGCGGTTCTGGTCACTCCCAATTTGAAGGAAGCCGAGGTTCTGTCAGAAATGCGCATCAAATCCAGCGCGGATCGGGTGAAGGCGGCGCGGGCCATCTTGAAAAAAGGTCCGAAAGCGGTTTTGATCACCGGCGGGCATGGTAAGGGCGATCCTGTGGATACCTTTTGCGAGGAGGGGCGAGTGCACGAACTGGTCAGCGAGCGCATTGGCGGCAAGGTGTCGGTTCATGGTACGGGGTGCGTGCTTTCAGCGGCGATTGCGGCTCACCTTGCGCAAGGCGACGATTTGTTGGAAGCGGTGACGCGTGCAAAACAATTCATCAACGTCGCCATCGTTTTTTCTGAGTGTAGCGGTAAAGGCGCTCCATTTGCCAATCCCATGGCTTCCCTGTATCGAGAAATGGAACGCTTTGACGCCTTGAATCGGGTCTGCGCGTCGATTGAGAGACTGAAAGGAAACGATATCGGTCGTTTGGTTCCGGAAGTGCAATCCAATATCGGCTATGGTTTGAAGCTGGCTCTCAATCGCGACGATGTTGTCGGCTTTCCGGGGCGGATCACCAAAATTGGCAACGAAATCGCGGTTCCTGCGCCGCCGTGTTTTGGCGGTTCGCGTCATGTGGCGGATATCGTATTGACGGCGATGAATTTTGATCGGGAGAAGCGCGCGGTGATGAACATCAAATACGAACCGCGCTTGATTCAGATTTGCAAGAAGTTGAAATTATCCATTGGGTCTTTCGACCGCGCGGATGAACCGAAAAAAGTAAAAACGAAAGAAGGCTCCAGTCTGGAGTGGGGCACGGCATCGGCGATTGAAGCGATGGGAAAAGTGCCGGACATCATCTATGATATCGGCGGATTTGGTAAGGAAGAAATGATCCGCGTGATCGCCAATGATATGGAGAGCTTGACCGACCTCATTCTGAAGATCGGCAAGCTCTATAACGCAAAATGA
- the glmS gene encoding glutamine--fructose-6-phosphate transaminase (isomerizing) — MCGISGVVGLKNVTDMLFEGILSLEYRGYDSCGVALVDKKKLLIKKDIGGVEEFFRKERVLSHKSKIGLAHTRWATHGKVLRKNTHPFTSTDKKFAVVHNGIISNYRALRDQLEKEGVCFVSETDSEVVPHLLEKFYKATGSVEEALLKTLNLLEGAFAVAFITEHEPDTIFCAKRESPLMLGIGDEFKFVGSDFNAFIEYTRNAVILEDGEYAILTRDAYVIKNFLTRAESAKTITKIEWDSDTSRKGGYPHYMLKEIYEQPQTISNALESLDAPLDAVTELIADSKRVYLVGVGSTFYVAKYGKYVFSNYAGEFFPTISSDEFSGLATVDKNCLVFAVSQSGETYDTLQALKFAKAQKGKTAAIVNVMGSAISRMVDRLILQGSGPEISVISTKAALTQMTIMNLLALRLGLKNKHITKKQYNASLRSLAELPEIIQSILNERSGFIHRIANRYSQAKHWLYLGRGVYYPIALESALKMKEVAYVHAEGMPGGFLKHGTLALIDDDIFSIAFVPPKSDSSLYVSTMHCVEEVRARSGFVLGIHFDERGKNKDLFSEELILPPVPPILAPLIHLVIGQLFAYFTATSLKCNVDRPRFLAKSVTVG; from the coding sequence ATGTGCGGAATCAGCGGCGTTGTTGGACTGAAAAACGTCACAGACATGTTGTTCGAAGGAATCCTCAGCCTGGAGTATCGGGGCTACGATTCGTGCGGCGTTGCGCTGGTTGACAAAAAAAAGTTGCTGATAAAGAAAGATATCGGCGGCGTTGAAGAGTTCTTTCGCAAGGAAAGAGTGCTGTCCCATAAAAGTAAGATCGGCCTGGCCCATACCCGATGGGCGACGCATGGAAAAGTTCTGCGCAAGAACACGCATCCCTTCACGTCGACGGATAAAAAATTCGCAGTTGTTCATAACGGAATCATTTCCAATTACCGCGCCTTGCGCGATCAACTGGAAAAGGAGGGTGTCTGCTTTGTTTCCGAAACCGACTCGGAGGTGGTTCCTCATCTGCTTGAAAAATTTTACAAGGCGACCGGAAGCGTTGAAGAAGCCCTGCTCAAGACGCTCAACCTTCTCGAAGGGGCCTTCGCTGTCGCGTTCATCACCGAACACGAACCGGACACCATCTTTTGCGCCAAGCGCGAATCGCCGCTCATGCTGGGCATTGGCGACGAGTTTAAATTTGTCGGTTCCGATTTCAACGCCTTCATTGAGTACACGCGCAATGCGGTGATTCTGGAAGACGGCGAGTATGCGATTCTGACCCGCGACGCCTATGTGATTAAGAATTTCCTCACCCGCGCTGAATCCGCCAAAACCATCACAAAGATCGAATGGGACAGCGATACCTCTCGTAAAGGAGGCTATCCGCATTACATGCTCAAGGAGATTTACGAGCAACCGCAAACAATTTCCAATGCGCTGGAATCTCTCGACGCACCTCTTGACGCGGTGACGGAATTGATTGCTGATTCAAAGCGGGTCTATCTTGTCGGCGTTGGCAGTACCTTTTATGTCGCCAAGTACGGGAAGTATGTGTTTTCGAATTATGCTGGAGAGTTTTTTCCGACGATCAGTTCCGATGAGTTCAGCGGATTGGCGACGGTTGATAAAAACTGTCTCGTGTTTGCGGTATCTCAATCGGGGGAGACCTACGATACCTTGCAGGCGCTGAAGTTTGCCAAAGCGCAGAAGGGCAAGACGGCGGCAATCGTCAACGTGATGGGATCGGCGATTTCGCGGATGGTGGATCGTTTGATTCTACAAGGTTCCGGCCCGGAAATTTCGGTCATCAGCACCAAGGCGGCTTTAACGCAGATGACGATCATGAATCTGCTGGCCCTGCGCCTCGGATTGAAAAACAAACACATCACAAAAAAACAATACAACGCAAGTCTTCGGTCTTTGGCGGAATTGCCTGAAATCATCCAGAGCATTCTCAACGAACGTTCCGGCTTCATTCATCGCATCGCCAATCGTTACTCACAGGCCAAGCATTGGTTGTATCTGGGGCGCGGCGTGTACTACCCGATCGCTCTGGAGTCGGCGCTGAAAATGAAAGAGGTCGCCTATGTTCACGCGGAAGGGATGCCGGGCGGCTTTCTGAAGCATGGAACGCTGGCGTTGATCGACGACGATATTTTTTCAATTGCGTTTGTGCCGCCAAAATCAGACTCGAGCCTGTACGTTTCAACCATGCACTGCGTTGAGGAAGTGCGCGCGCGATCCGGGTTTGTTCTGGGAATTCATTTTGACGAACGCGGCAAGAATAAAGATTTGTTTTCGGAAGAGTTGATTCTTCCTCCGGTGCCTCCAATTCTGGCGCCCTTGATTCATTTGGTGATTGGGCAACTCTTTGCTTATTTCACCGCAACCTCACTCAAATGCAACGTTGACCGTCCACGATTTCTGGCAAAATCGGTGACGGTCGGCTGA
- a CDS encoding NTP transferase domain-containing protein, whose translation MKAVILAAGKGSGLGAITMTRPLPMIRMAGRTLFDNTVDLLKQSGINDIFVVVGHQKEKLIERINDHSQNGLNLHYMVQEKSGGIGRAVLKVKDKISPGEYFLLIYGDTVTAENIFFKAQQSFHAFKCPIASICLPPSNEMFGNVFLNAQMQITKIIEKPKGDSLGNYVLSGVFVLPESFFGLLEKNRGSMEKALKQLVEDGSMKASMWEDEWLDIVYPWHVLEANKILMDSWQESSIAKSAVLEGNVTIQGVVHIEEGAVIKAGAVLEGPCSIGKGSYIGNNSLIRSYTSLGDHCSVGYGVELKNCVILDNTRVGRLSFIGDSVLGERVDIGAGSMTVNRTVDWKSVSIKDGKRLVDSGLNKLGTFIGDDAVVGAGNTIEPGTTVAPGKILEPRYSVTR comes from the coding sequence ATGAAAGCCGTCATTCTAGCCGCTGGAAAAGGGTCTGGTTTGGGAGCGATCACAATGACTCGCCCTTTGCCGATGATTCGTATGGCAGGCAGGACGCTGTTCGACAATACCGTGGATTTGCTCAAGCAGTCCGGGATCAACGATATCTTCGTGGTGGTGGGTCACCAGAAAGAAAAGCTGATCGAGCGTATCAACGATCATTCTCAAAACGGCCTCAATCTGCATTACATGGTGCAGGAGAAGAGCGGCGGAATCGGTCGCGCGGTTTTAAAAGTAAAAGATAAAATTTCCCCTGGCGAATATTTTCTTCTCATTTACGGAGACACCGTCACGGCGGAGAATATTTTTTTCAAGGCGCAACAATCCTTTCACGCTTTCAAGTGCCCCATCGCTTCGATCTGCCTGCCGCCGTCGAACGAAATGTTTGGCAACGTATTCTTGAACGCGCAAATGCAAATCACAAAAATCATTGAGAAGCCCAAAGGCGACAGCCTGGGCAATTACGTGCTTTCAGGCGTCTTTGTGCTACCGGAATCGTTTTTTGGATTGCTGGAAAAGAATCGCGGTTCGATGGAAAAGGCGCTCAAACAGCTGGTGGAAGACGGAAGCATGAAGGCCTCCATGTGGGAGGATGAATGGCTGGACATCGTCTACCCCTGGCATGTTCTCGAAGCCAACAAAATTTTGATGGATTCCTGGCAGGAATCATCCATTGCCAAGTCGGCGGTTCTCGAAGGGAACGTGACGATTCAGGGCGTGGTTCATATTGAAGAGGGCGCCGTGATCAAAGCGGGGGCTGTTTTAGAGGGGCCGTGTTCCATCGGCAAGGGCAGTTATATAGGGAACAATTCTTTGATACGCAGTTACACTTCTCTCGGCGACCATTGCTCGGTCGGCTACGGCGTGGAGTTGAAAAACTGCGTGATCCTCGACAACACGCGCGTGGGGCGTTTGTCCTTTATCGGCGACAGCGTGCTGGGCGAGCGGGTCGATATTGGCGCCGGGTCCATGACCGTCAACCGTACGGTGGACTGGAAATCGGTATCAATCAAAGACGGCAAGCGTTTGGTGGATTCGGGTCTCAATAAACTGGGAACCTTTATCGGCGACGACGCGGTCGTCGGAGCGGGCAACACCATCGAGCCGGGAACCACCGTAGCGCCGGGGAAAATATTAGAACCCCGATATTCAGTAACTCGTTAA
- a CDS encoding NTP transferase domain-containing protein has translation MGLSNLAAIILAAGKGTRLKSPLAKVLQPLAGQPLLSYVLQAVRPLKPGATIAVIGYQAEQVREAFQGEADLQYVLQAEQLGTGHAAAQAKEVLQEFSGDLLILCGDMPFIRTETLQEMLSLRQSTKAACVMLSFIDPENQDFGRVVRGEDGSVDRIVEMRDATEQEKRVDELNAGVYCFEKELFFKALDKLDNQNAQNEYYLTDTIHLLKCEGLRVDSVLAKDTREVFGINSLDDLNKAERMVADFHPFE, from the coding sequence ATGGGATTGAGCAATCTCGCGGCGATCATTCTCGCGGCGGGCAAGGGAACCCGGCTGAAATCTCCGCTGGCCAAGGTGTTGCAACCGCTTGCGGGGCAACCCCTGTTATCCTACGTTCTGCAGGCGGTGCGACCGCTGAAGCCGGGAGCCACGATCGCGGTGATCGGTTATCAGGCGGAGCAGGTGCGCGAAGCGTTTCAGGGCGAGGCGGACTTGCAATATGTTCTGCAGGCCGAGCAGTTGGGCACCGGGCACGCGGCGGCGCAAGCGAAAGAGGTTTTGCAGGAGTTCAGCGGCGATTTGTTGATCCTTTGCGGCGACATGCCATTCATTCGCACCGAAACCTTGCAGGAAATGCTGTCCTTGAGACAGAGCACGAAGGCGGCCTGCGTCATGCTGAGTTTTATCGACCCGGAGAATCAGGATTTTGGTCGCGTTGTGCGAGGGGAGGATGGTTCGGTGGATCGGATCGTTGAAATGCGCGACGCGACGGAGCAGGAGAAAAGGGTTGACGAATTAAATGCCGGCGTTTATTGTTTTGAAAAGGAATTGTTTTTTAAAGCCTTAGATAAGCTCGACAATCAGAACGCGCAAAATGAATACTATTTGACCGATACCATTCATTTGTTAAAATGCGAAGGCTTGAGGGTCGATTCGGTGTTGGCGAAAGACACTCGCGAAGTGTTTGGTATCAATTCCCTGGACGACTTAAACAAGGCTGAGCGCATGGTAGCCGACTTTCACCCTTTCGAATGA
- a CDS encoding Fis family transcriptional regulator — MQNVDRKARSFLEKWLHKTVKEYVAHMDGGQNGHLHDTIVGGIEKPLVEIVLKEVKGNKTQAANILGINRNTLRKKIQDHNIQWD, encoded by the coding sequence ATGCAAAATGTGGATCGAAAAGCCCGCTCCTTCCTGGAAAAATGGTTGCATAAAACCGTCAAGGAATATGTGGCGCATATGGATGGCGGGCAAAACGGTCATTTGCATGATACCATCGTGGGCGGCATAGAAAAACCTCTAGTCGAAATTGTTTTGAAAGAGGTCAAGGGCAACAAAACCCAGGCGGCGAATATACTGGGCATCAATCGTAACACCCTCCGAAAAAAAATTCAGGATCATAATATTCAATGGGATTGA